The following proteins come from a genomic window of Geomonas sp. RF6:
- a CDS encoding MATE family efflux transporter, giving the protein MRFNHVPRLLRLAAPMILSSSAITVMQIIDAIVLSRHSGEAVAAIGPSGMAVILFQGFLFGTAGYAGTFVAHNHGRGDSDGVRSSAWLGIYTSLAAGLLALALCWPVAQLFHLAGHEPEVARNESTYFLICMAGAFFPVIGSALGGWLSGIGRPAVVTAVTFVSITANALLAWGLVLGEWGMPRMGIAGAALATVLAQAVGAVLYALFFARAGGFSDAKARRLEWEELRRFLALAMPLGLRISGELTAWTLFLVFIGRLGTVELAASSIAFRINGTAFFPALGLGQAAGVLVGHARGAGDDDAVHAIAWQSLLVCEVWMLAMAVVFATASAPLIAVFAGDGPESARIIETGSVIMKFVAFYCLFDAANVMLGCVLASAGDTHWVARTFLVCSCTFLALLWLIVGTAPGLVAEWTLATVFVLATAIIWSLRFRTGAWRKIEVLRGADGVD; this is encoded by the coding sequence ATGAGATTCAATCACGTACCACGTCTGTTGCGGCTCGCCGCACCGATGATCCTCTCTTCTTCTGCGATCACCGTCATGCAGATCATCGACGCCATCGTGCTGTCGCGCCACTCTGGTGAGGCGGTCGCCGCGATCGGCCCCTCGGGGATGGCGGTTATCCTCTTCCAGGGATTCCTCTTCGGTACCGCCGGGTACGCCGGGACCTTCGTCGCCCACAATCACGGGCGCGGCGACTCCGACGGGGTCCGCTCCTCGGCCTGGCTCGGCATCTACACCTCACTCGCTGCGGGGCTGCTCGCTCTTGCGCTCTGCTGGCCGGTGGCGCAGCTTTTCCATCTGGCGGGGCACGAGCCGGAGGTGGCAAGAAACGAGAGCACCTATTTCCTCATCTGTATGGCCGGGGCCTTCTTTCCCGTCATCGGTTCCGCGCTCGGCGGATGGCTCTCGGGTATTGGCCGTCCTGCAGTCGTCACCGCGGTGACCTTTGTTTCCATAACGGCCAATGCCCTCCTTGCCTGGGGACTGGTGCTGGGGGAGTGGGGGATGCCCCGCATGGGAATTGCCGGTGCTGCGCTTGCGACCGTCCTGGCGCAAGCCGTCGGAGCGGTCCTCTACGCCCTTTTCTTCGCCAGGGCGGGTGGATTTTCCGATGCGAAGGCGCGGCGGCTGGAGTGGGAGGAGCTGCGGCGCTTCCTCGCGCTCGCCATGCCGCTCGGACTGCGGATCAGCGGCGAACTGACCGCCTGGACCCTCTTCCTCGTATTCATCGGCAGGCTCGGGACCGTGGAGCTCGCTGCGTCGAGCATTGCCTTTCGCATCAACGGCACCGCTTTTTTCCCGGCACTCGGCCTCGGGCAGGCGGCGGGCGTGCTGGTGGGGCACGCGCGCGGGGCGGGGGATGACGATGCGGTGCACGCCATCGCCTGGCAGTCCCTCCTCGTGTGCGAGGTGTGGATGCTCGCCATGGCGGTAGTCTTCGCCACGGCGTCGGCGCCGCTTATCGCCGTCTTCGCGGGGGACGGCCCGGAGAGCGCGAGGATCATCGAGACCGGCTCCGTCATCATGAAATTCGTCGCCTTTTACTGCCTCTTCGACGCGGCAAATGTCATGCTCGGGTGCGTGCTCGCTTCCGCCGGGGATACCCACTGGGTCGCCCGCACCTTCCTGGTCTGCTCCTGCACCTTTCTGGCATTGCTGTGGCTCATCGTGGGGACGGCGCCGGGGCTGGTGGCGGAATGGACGCTGGCGACGGTTTTTGTGCTCGCCACAGCGATCATCTGGTCTCTTCGCTTCAGGACCGGCGCGTGGAGAAAGATAGAGGTGCTGAGGGGCGCGGATGGAGTCGATTGA
- a CDS encoding c-type cytochrome has protein sequence MNRKIAAGLTALTIAGCIIGGCKKEEEHKPAETTPAPATTTAPAAPAGTATQAQGKSGEALFKERCASCHPDGGNTMNAKKTLHSADLKANNMTKAEDIVAFMRNPSGGMPKFDATTVPDADATAIAEYILKTFK, from the coding sequence ATGAACAGGAAAATTGCTGCAGGATTGACCGCTCTCACCATCGCGGGGTGTATCATCGGCGGGTGCAAAAAGGAGGAGGAGCACAAGCCGGCCGAGACGACGCCGGCACCGGCAACGACTACAGCGCCGGCGGCGCCCGCAGGGACCGCGACTCAGGCGCAGGGGAAATCGGGGGAGGCGCTCTTCAAGGAACGCTGTGCTTCCTGTCACCCCGATGGCGGCAACACCATGAATGCAAAGAAGACCCTTCATAGCGCGGACCTGAAGGCGAACAATATGACCAAAGCGGAGGACATAGTCGCCTTCATGCGCAACCCCTCCGGCGGGATGCCGAAGTTCGATGCTACGACTGTCCCTGACGCCGATGCCACTGCGATCGCAGAGTACATCCTGAAGACTTTCAAGTAG
- a CDS encoding cytochrome c3 family protein, giving the protein MKKTVVVLAVAALCSAFFVTSGTAAEKGTVDPKSGKACYECHRSKVTGAYVHSALADKECTPCHEVSAGSHQKDHKLFGVKDKSAALCYQCHDSNSKAKSVHPVIEAESCLVCHAKHNSPQQYLLKVEADCFNCHEKALVEQKQTTKGTAFRDGQDNLHFVHAGTNKISCLACHNVHASAQLHLITPKGKKGAETVTTTYTTTDKGGNCTTSCHDAMGYERK; this is encoded by the coding sequence GTGAAAAAAACAGTGGTGGTTTTGGCCGTGGCGGCGCTCTGTAGCGCCTTTTTTGTGACATCCGGGACAGCGGCCGAAAAGGGAACCGTCGATCCCAAAAGCGGAAAAGCCTGTTACGAATGCCACCGGAGCAAGGTTACCGGTGCCTATGTTCACAGTGCCCTGGCCGACAAAGAATGCACCCCCTGCCATGAGGTGTCCGCCGGGAGTCATCAGAAGGACCACAAACTCTTCGGTGTGAAGGACAAAAGCGCCGCCCTTTGCTACCAGTGCCATGACAGCAACTCCAAGGCAAAGAGCGTGCATCCGGTGATCGAAGCGGAAAGTTGCCTTGTCTGTCACGCGAAGCACAACTCGCCGCAGCAGTACCTGCTGAAAGTCGAGGCCGATTGCTTCAACTGCCATGAAAAGGCACTGGTGGAACAAAAGCAGACCACGAAGGGGACCGCCTTCCGCGACGGGCAGGACAATCTCCACTTCGTGCACGCAGGGACGAACAAGATTTCCTGCCTCGCCTGCCACAACGTGCACGCGAGCGCCCAGCTTCACCTGATCACCCCGAAAGGAAAAAAAGGGGCGGAGACGGTGACGACGACCTACACCACCACCGACAAGGGCGGGAACTGCACCACCAGCTGCCATGACGCCATGGGGTACGAGAGGAAGTAG
- a CDS encoding nucleotide-binding protein has protein sequence MAKPSLFIGSSTEGLEFARAVRSQLEDVAEVTVWKEGFFKPGGTFIDTLVNAVSRFDFAVLVLTPDDLVVSRDVEQLTPRDNVIFELGLFMGRLGRPRTFLLHQADIKIPSDVAGVTTAVYNWPRGDNNYLSAVGAACDSIRNVIRDMGMSDLKTAYAISNITSRQEQQEKQLSQHEAEIRSIQIALQSVVTVYEFEKLVGLGKDEPFLCYYSDDLLAELKRLRAMGLARHHEGSGLSAIRQQYKDSPDQFDLRRFFYITEQGREYLQIRRRLLKDEGTEKL, from the coding sequence ATGGCAAAACCCTCCCTTTTCATTGGTTCATCTACCGAAGGGCTCGAATTTGCCCGGGCAGTGCGCTCGCAGCTGGAGGACGTCGCTGAGGTTACGGTGTGGAAGGAAGGTTTCTTCAAGCCCGGGGGCACCTTCATCGACACCCTCGTCAACGCGGTTTCGAGGTTCGATTTCGCCGTATTGGTATTGACCCCGGACGACCTTGTGGTGAGCCGCGACGTGGAACAACTCACCCCTCGCGACAATGTCATTTTCGAGCTGGGGCTCTTCATGGGACGACTCGGGCGGCCGCGGACCTTTCTTCTGCACCAGGCCGATATCAAGATTCCCAGCGACGTGGCCGGAGTAACGACTGCGGTGTACAACTGGCCGCGCGGAGACAACAACTACCTATCCGCCGTCGGAGCAGCCTGCGACAGCATCCGCAACGTCATTCGTGACATGGGCATGTCCGACCTGAAGACCGCCTACGCTATCAGCAACATCACCTCGCGTCAGGAACAGCAGGAGAAGCAGCTTTCCCAACATGAAGCGGAGATCCGCTCGATCCAGATCGCGCTGCAAAGCGTGGTCACCGTGTACGAATTTGAAAAGCTGGTGGGACTCGGCAAGGACGAGCCGTTCCTTTGCTACTACTCTGACGATTTGCTGGCGGAGCTGAAGCGACTGCGTGCGATGGGGCTGGCCCGCCACCATGAGGGGAGCGGCCTGAGCGCAATCAGGCAGCAATACAAGGACAGCCCCGACCAGTTTGACTTGAGACGCTTCTTCTACATCACGGAACAGGGACGGGAATACCTTCAAATAAGGCGCAGGTTGCTGAAGGACGAAGGGACAGAGAAGTTGTAA
- a CDS encoding tetratricopeptide repeat protein, which produces MALDKLLRKALEKHNKRDYREAAKLYKKILAADPKHLDGNYLLGTLYAECGEGDKAIFYLSKACLINPMSPKVQVNLGNVYLTAGMADKAVSHYRQAIGLASHMFEAHLGLGSALLELNQDLDQAEQALRKAAMLAPRVPAIRYTIGMLLQRQGRLDEAVKELEAVREMIPSFPRINAVLGSISLQQGNKETAASYFREGCRINPEDAECASLLAEAEGVSSEASA; this is translated from the coding sequence ATGGCACTGGATAAGCTGCTAAGAAAGGCGTTGGAGAAACACAACAAGCGGGACTACAGGGAAGCTGCAAAGCTGTACAAAAAGATACTCGCTGCCGACCCGAAGCATCTCGACGGCAACTACCTGCTGGGAACCCTGTATGCCGAATGTGGGGAAGGTGACAAGGCGATCTTTTACCTCTCCAAGGCATGCCTGATAAACCCCATGTCGCCGAAAGTTCAGGTGAACCTCGGAAACGTCTACCTGACTGCAGGGATGGCGGACAAGGCTGTCTCGCATTACAGGCAGGCGATCGGGCTGGCGTCTCACATGTTCGAGGCGCACCTCGGTCTCGGCTCCGCGCTGCTGGAGCTGAACCAAGATCTCGACCAGGCGGAGCAGGCCCTTCGGAAGGCCGCCATGCTGGCTCCGCGGGTCCCGGCGATCCGCTACACCATAGGGATGCTCCTGCAGCGGCAGGGGAGGCTCGATGAGGCTGTCAAGGAACTTGAAGCGGTGCGGGAGATGATCCCGTCCTTCCCGCGGATCAACGCGGTGCTCGGTAGCATCTCTTTGCAGCAGGGGAATAAAGAAACCGCCGCTAGCTACTTCCGCGAAGGGTGCCGCATAAACCCCGAGGATGCAGAGTGCGCCTCATTGCTGGCGGAAGCGGAAGGGGTGAGCAGCGAAGCGAGCGCTTGA
- a CDS encoding PAS domain-containing sensor histidine kinase: MAHPSVTTRNDRMERTLRHGAIGAGAGAALIGAYFLFSWLSGTLVSRGLHSFVIKTNASLCLVFCGVALSLAVSGGGTLKRSLAGALASLSMLVGAMTLLEHIFEVDFGIDQLIAVEQAGALGVLHPNRMGPPGALSFTLCGIGILLLLREKPKAALVQSLGMVLCFIASLGILGHLYRVEGLYAVPRLTGIALSAAVGVFLLGLGLMVARSNEAFLALFTASTPAGVAARRLLVPAVVLPILLGWLGLEGEWHRFYGPNFGMTVMVLSWVLIFSFLVHRIGRGMEARQKAAEEERARETLRESEQLLRTVLETLPVAVWVLGLDRRILHANRAALEIWGGTPRVALEDEVYKGWRADSGEPIPPEEWAGARAIRRGETSLNEEIEIEALDGSRKIILDSAVPIRNEKGEITGAVTVNQDITARKDAEDALRKGEEKFRAVFHQAAVGMGRVSFTDARWLDVNEAFCTMLGYTENELRATPWPQITHPEDLDLDLIPFQEMAAGRLESYTVEKRFFHKDGHQVWARLTLSLVRDLHGHPDYEIAIIEDVTSRKEAEEALRKAKDELELRVRERTAELEQAYSALQKVTEQRLAAVEDLREKEQLLVQQSRMAAMGQMLGHIAHQWRQPLNILSLLIQQLQLSYEVGEFSEELLDSEVARGMELINHMSQTITDFKDFLKEEKEAQPFSVNKAVLATVSLLDAPLRVMNVELKVRQNDELVVKGHRNEFSHVVMNLVTNARDALRERGVEAPKIEINLFKEGGRSVITVSDNAGGIGEDVIGKVFDAYFTTKAPDKGTGIGLYMSKSIIEKSMGGRLSVRNTEEGAEFRIEL; encoded by the coding sequence ATGGCGCATCCTTCTGTTACCACCAGGAATGATCGGATGGAGAGGACCCTGAGGCATGGCGCCATCGGGGCCGGTGCGGGTGCGGCTTTGATAGGTGCCTACTTCCTCTTTTCCTGGCTCTCCGGCACCCTCGTCTCCCGCGGTCTCCATTCCTTTGTCATCAAGACAAACGCCTCGCTCTGCCTCGTCTTTTGCGGTGTGGCCCTCTCCCTCGCAGTCTCCGGAGGCGGAACTTTGAAGCGTTCCCTCGCGGGGGCACTCGCCTCGCTCTCCATGCTTGTCGGGGCGATGACCCTGCTGGAGCACATCTTCGAGGTGGACTTCGGAATAGATCAACTCATTGCCGTAGAGCAGGCCGGCGCCCTCGGTGTGCTGCACCCCAACCGCATGGGTCCGCCGGGAGCACTGAGCTTCACCCTTTGCGGCATCGGCATCCTCCTTCTTCTACGGGAAAAGCCGAAGGCCGCCCTCGTCCAGTCGCTCGGCATGGTGCTGTGCTTTATCGCCTCCCTCGGCATTCTTGGGCACCTGTACCGGGTCGAGGGGCTGTACGCCGTGCCGCGTTTGACCGGTATAGCCTTGTCGGCCGCCGTGGGTGTATTCCTCCTGGGCCTCGGTCTTATGGTTGCCCGTTCCAACGAAGCATTCCTCGCCCTCTTCACCGCCAGCACCCCCGCGGGGGTGGCAGCGCGCCGTCTGCTGGTCCCGGCAGTGGTTCTCCCCATCCTGCTCGGCTGGCTCGGGCTGGAGGGGGAGTGGCACCGTTTTTACGGCCCGAATTTCGGTATGACCGTCATGGTCCTCTCCTGGGTGCTCATCTTCTCCTTCCTCGTCCACCGGATCGGCAGGGGGATGGAGGCGCGGCAAAAGGCGGCGGAAGAGGAACGGGCCAGGGAGACGTTGCGCGAGAGCGAGCAGCTGCTGAGAACCGTACTGGAGACACTGCCGGTTGCCGTATGGGTTCTCGGCCTGGACCGGAGAATCCTCCACGCCAACAGGGCCGCACTTGAAATATGGGGAGGTACCCCTCGTGTAGCGCTCGAAGACGAGGTGTACAAGGGGTGGAGGGCCGATTCGGGAGAGCCGATACCCCCTGAAGAGTGGGCTGGCGCAAGGGCAATACGGAGAGGGGAGACATCGCTGAACGAGGAAATTGAGATCGAGGCCCTTGATGGATCCCGAAAGATCATCCTGGATTCCGCCGTACCGATCAGGAATGAAAAAGGGGAGATAACGGGGGCGGTGACGGTGAATCAGGATATAACCGCCCGGAAGGACGCAGAAGACGCGCTGCGAAAGGGGGAGGAGAAGTTTCGGGCGGTGTTTCACCAGGCGGCAGTCGGGATGGGTCGTGTCAGTTTCACCGACGCCCGCTGGCTCGATGTGAACGAGGCTTTCTGCACCATGCTCGGCTACACCGAGAATGAGTTGCGGGCAACGCCGTGGCCGCAGATCACGCACCCCGAGGATCTGGATCTTGACCTCATCCCTTTTCAGGAGATGGCCGCGGGGAGGCTGGAGAGCTACACCGTGGAGAAGCGTTTTTTCCACAAGGACGGCCATCAGGTGTGGGCGCGGCTGACACTGTCACTTGTGCGGGATCTCCATGGGCACCCCGACTACGAGATCGCCATAATCGAGGATGTGACCAGCCGGAAGGAGGCTGAAGAGGCCCTTCGGAAGGCGAAGGATGAACTTGAGCTGCGGGTCCGGGAGCGAACAGCGGAGCTTGAGCAGGCATATAGTGCGCTGCAAAAGGTCACCGAACAGCGCCTTGCGGCGGTGGAGGACCTGCGGGAGAAGGAGCAGTTGCTGGTCCAGCAGTCGCGGATGGCGGCGATGGGGCAGATGCTCGGCCACATCGCGCACCAGTGGCGGCAGCCGCTAAACATCCTGAGCTTGCTCATCCAGCAGTTGCAGTTGTCGTACGAGGTGGGGGAGTTTTCGGAGGAACTTCTCGACAGTGAAGTGGCCCGGGGAATGGAGCTGATCAACCACATGTCGCAGACGATCACCGACTTCAAGGACTTCCTCAAGGAGGAGAAGGAGGCGCAGCCTTTCAGCGTGAACAAGGCGGTGCTCGCGACAGTATCGCTCCTCGATGCTCCCCTCAGGGTGATGAATGTGGAGCTGAAGGTGCGCCAGAATGATGAACTGGTAGTGAAAGGGCACAGGAACGAATTTTCGCACGTCGTCATGAACCTCGTCACCAACGCCCGCGATGCCCTGAGGGAAAGGGGGGTAGAGGCGCCGAAGATAGAGATCAACCTTTTCAAGGAAGGTGGCCGTTCTGTGATAACCGTTTCGGACAATGCCGGCGGCATAGGGGAGGACGTCATCGGCAAGGTTTTCGACGCGTATTTCACCACCAAAGCACCGGACAAGGGAACCGGGATCGGATTGTACATGTCGAAGAGCATCATAGAGAAGAGCATGGGCGGCCGGTTGAGCGTGCGAAACACGGAGGAGGGAGCGGAATTCCGGATCGAGTTGTAG
- the ppc gene encoding phosphoenolpyruvate carboxylase: protein MADRDLYWLVEDQRERLDELVSPDPSINEKPLKRDVRSLGMLLGTVIREQAGMAVYETEEELRQLAIRHRMLEDEHAPSASETGEERELLTRMIEVVGSLPLEDAYQVVKAFGTYFELTNLAETNHRKRRLHAIRLAAAGDKPGSLRGILRRMRDSGISGEEALKCLGKVEVVPVFTAHPTEVAREVVLFKRRRIAKVLEKLEQLPLAPDAAARGQDAIATEITALWQTDEVRRTQPTVIDEIEMGLHHYPDSLIRPLPSFYQDFADAFAEVYGMKFCPGELPTVLRFGSWIGGDRDGNPFVTTESTRAALAKARETILAHYLAEVDQLRELLTTSSCTIGSSPEIDAAIEEYRRSFPAAALDIEGYPECESYRKYVAVVRHRLHHARFDPDDPEAYPDAASFKADLATVRKSLIEWGGERLACDYVDGLLRKVETFGFHLHTLDIREHAHVHAKAVAELAAGQELRSAGNFASASTSAETVDLLRTLRAVAELKREYPPESIRSYVISGAQSVSDITSLVWLMELCGVEVAATADRRDPGVMPVPLFESIMDLRNAPEVCRTLWSTPAYARYLDSWQRRQEVMLGYSDSNKDGGMLTSTWEIFKAHRALQKVAAECGVELRLFHGRGGTVGRGGGPTQRAITAQPAEGFAGSIRLTEQGEVVNWKYADEKLAGRNLEVMVAASLASLTLGAERDAAVPAGWEEEILERLSSTAYRCYREQIAENPDIMPYLEQATPIMEFEVAKIGSRPSKRSRTRSLDDLRAIPWGFGWMQSRHVIPGWFGVGSALEEFMSGENGALPLLQEMLGSVPIFNDLIRNVELALTKVDLPLASLYAELVSDVPLRERVFRMVVEEFQRTRALILAVTGQKELLEQNQPLARSIRLRKPYVDPLSLVQIELLRRKRGGADSADLDFVLAATINGIAWGLRNTG from the coding sequence ATGGCAGACAGGGACCTTTATTGGCTGGTCGAAGACCAGCGGGAACGCCTCGATGAACTGGTGAGCCCCGACCCGTCGATAAACGAAAAGCCGCTGAAACGCGACGTGCGATCCCTCGGCATGCTCCTTGGGACCGTGATCCGCGAGCAGGCGGGAATGGCTGTGTACGAGACGGAGGAGGAACTGCGGCAGTTGGCGATCCGCCACCGCATGCTCGAAGACGAGCATGCCCCCTCGGCTTCCGAAACGGGCGAAGAGCGGGAACTCCTGACCCGCATGATAGAGGTTGTCGGCAGCCTTCCCCTCGAGGACGCCTACCAGGTCGTGAAAGCCTTCGGCACCTACTTCGAGCTCACGAATCTCGCCGAAACGAATCACCGGAAAAGAAGGCTTCACGCGATACGGCTGGCGGCGGCGGGCGACAAGCCGGGCTCGCTGCGCGGCATCCTGCGCCGCATGCGTGATAGCGGCATCAGCGGCGAGGAGGCACTGAAGTGCCTCGGAAAGGTGGAGGTCGTTCCCGTATTTACAGCTCACCCCACGGAAGTGGCTCGGGAGGTGGTTCTTTTCAAGAGACGCCGTATCGCGAAGGTGCTCGAAAAGCTTGAACAGCTCCCTCTTGCACCGGATGCCGCGGCACGGGGGCAGGACGCCATTGCGACGGAGATCACCGCTCTGTGGCAGACCGACGAGGTGCGTCGCACGCAGCCAACGGTGATCGACGAGATCGAGATGGGACTCCACCACTACCCGGATTCCCTCATTCGGCCTCTGCCATCCTTCTACCAGGACTTCGCCGATGCCTTTGCCGAGGTGTACGGGATGAAGTTTTGCCCGGGTGAGCTGCCGACCGTTCTCCGTTTCGGATCGTGGATAGGGGGCGACCGCGATGGCAACCCCTTTGTCACTACCGAAAGCACACGGGCGGCGCTTGCCAAGGCACGCGAAACGATCCTCGCGCACTACCTCGCCGAAGTCGACCAGCTTCGCGAGCTCCTCACCACCTCCAGCTGCACGATAGGGTCCTCTCCGGAAATCGATGCGGCGATCGAGGAGTATCGACGGTCCTTTCCCGCTGCGGCTCTGGACATCGAGGGGTACCCCGAGTGCGAGTCGTATCGCAAGTACGTGGCGGTAGTCCGTCATCGCCTGCACCACGCCCGGTTCGATCCTGATGATCCCGAGGCCTATCCGGACGCCGCCTCCTTCAAGGCTGACCTCGCCACTGTGCGAAAGAGCTTGATTGAGTGGGGGGGAGAGCGGCTGGCTTGCGACTACGTAGACGGGCTGCTGCGGAAGGTGGAGACCTTCGGCTTCCATCTGCACACGCTCGACATCCGCGAGCACGCGCACGTGCACGCAAAGGCGGTGGCCGAGCTCGCTGCGGGGCAGGAGTTGCGGTCGGCAGGGAATTTCGCGTCCGCGTCAACGTCAGCCGAAACTGTCGATCTCCTGCGCACGTTGCGCGCGGTCGCCGAGCTGAAGCGGGAGTATCCGCCGGAATCAATCCGCAGTTACGTTATCAGTGGGGCACAGTCGGTAAGCGACATAACCTCACTGGTGTGGCTTATGGAACTGTGCGGCGTAGAGGTGGCCGCGACAGCGGACCGCCGTGACCCCGGCGTGATGCCCGTCCCCCTCTTCGAGTCGATAATGGACCTGCGCAACGCTCCGGAGGTCTGCCGTACCCTTTGGAGCACACCGGCATATGCGCGGTATCTGGACTCGTGGCAGCGCAGGCAGGAGGTCATGCTGGGGTATTCCGACTCCAACAAGGACGGCGGGATGCTCACCAGCACCTGGGAAATCTTCAAGGCGCACCGCGCACTTCAGAAGGTCGCTGCCGAGTGCGGGGTGGAGCTGCGCCTTTTCCACGGGCGCGGCGGAACGGTGGGGCGGGGGGGCGGGCCGACCCAGAGGGCGATAACAGCCCAGCCTGCGGAAGGTTTTGCCGGCTCCATCCGGCTCACCGAGCAGGGGGAGGTCGTGAACTGGAAATATGCAGATGAAAAGCTCGCAGGGCGCAATCTCGAAGTCATGGTTGCCGCGTCTCTCGCTTCTCTCACCCTCGGCGCGGAAAGAGATGCGGCCGTCCCTGCAGGGTGGGAGGAGGAAATCCTGGAGCGGCTGTCGTCAACGGCGTACCGCTGCTATCGGGAGCAGATCGCGGAAAATCCCGACATCATGCCGTACCTGGAACAGGCGACTCCGATCATGGAGTTCGAGGTGGCGAAGATCGGCTCGCGCCCGAGCAAGCGTAGCCGCACCCGAAGCCTCGACGACCTGCGCGCCATACCGTGGGGGTTCGGGTGGATGCAGAGCAGGCATGTCATTCCCGGGTGGTTCGGAGTCGGCTCTGCTCTCGAGGAATTCATGTCGGGTGAAAATGGTGCTCTCCCCCTGTTGCAGGAAATGCTGGGGAGCGTTCCCATCTTCAACGACCTCATCAGAAACGTGGAGCTGGCTCTCACGAAGGTGGACCTCCCCCTGGCGAGCCTGTATGCGGAGCTTGTTTCGGATGTGCCGTTGCGGGAGCGGGTGTTCCGGATGGTGGTGGAGGAATTCCAGCGCACCCGGGCGCTTATCCTGGCGGTCACGGGGCAAAAGGAGCTTCTGGAGCAAAACCAGCCGCTGGCGCGTTCCATAAGGCTTCGCAAGCCGTACGTCGATCCCCTGAGCCTGGTCCAGATAGAGTTGCTGCGGCGCAAGAGAGGGGGGGCGGACTCTGCAGATCTCGATTTCGTTCTCGCCGCCACCATAAACGGCATAGCCTGGGGGTTGCGCAATACCGGGTGA
- a CDS encoding DUF3124 domain-containing protein gives MRLQLFLSAVLLAASISGPTFAAAANDVRLSSGQTVYVSVYSNLPIGPRARPVSLETVLTIRNTDMKRGLTISSIDYYDTDGKVLRRHLASPLALGPLATKYIHVKEGESAGGPGSNFIVRWRAAKPMNPPIVESVMLSARGGQGISFVIPGQVISEE, from the coding sequence ATGAGACTTCAACTATTTCTATCTGCAGTACTTCTCGCTGCCAGCATCAGCGGTCCCACTTTTGCCGCGGCGGCGAATGATGTCCGCCTCTCCAGCGGGCAAACTGTCTATGTTTCGGTCTACTCCAATCTCCCCATCGGTCCGCGGGCGCGGCCGGTCAGCCTGGAGACGGTGCTGACGATCCGCAACACGGACATGAAGAGGGGACTCACCATCAGCAGCATCGATTACTACGATACGGATGGCAAGGTGCTGCGCCGCCATCTCGCATCCCCTCTGGCGCTCGGGCCGCTCGCTACAAAGTACATTCACGTGAAGGAAGGGGAGAGCGCGGGAGGCCCCGGGTCGAACTTCATCGTGAGGTGGCGCGCCGCGAAGCCGATGAATCCTCCCATCGTCGAGTCTGTCATGTTGAGCGCCCGGGGCGGCCAGGGTATCTCCTTTGTCATTCCCGGCCAGGTGATCTCGGAGGAATAG